The sequence below is a genomic window from Lolium perenne isolate Kyuss_39 chromosome 7, Kyuss_2.0, whole genome shotgun sequence.
tactacatgtatcattttccaattccaaccatataacaatttaacgaagaagaaacttcgccatgaatactatgagtagaaactaaggacatacttgtccatatgctacagcggagcgtgtctctctcccataaagtgaatgctaggatccattttattcaaacaaaacaaaaaacaaaaacaaaccgacgctccaagaaaaagcacataagatgtgatggaataaaaatatagtttcaggggaggaacctgataatgttgtcgatgaagaaggggatgccttgggcatccccaagcttagacgcttgagtcttcttgatatattcaggggtgaaccaccggggcatccccaagcttagacttttaactcttcttgatcatagtatatcatcctcctctcttgacccttgaaaacttcctccacaccaaactcaaagcaaactcattagagggttagtgcataatcaaaaattcacatgttcagaggtgacacaatcattcttaacacttctggacattgcccaaagctactggaaggtaatggaacaaagaaatccacccaacacagcgaaagaagcaatgcgaaataaaaggcagaatctgtcaaaacagaacagtccgtaaagacgaattttaaaatggcaccagacttgctcagatgaaaatgctcaaattgaatgaaagttgcgtacatatctgaggatcactcacgtaaattggcataattttctgagttacctacagagaattaggcccagattcgtgacagcaagaaaacagtttctgcgcagtaatccaaatctagtattgactttactatcaaagactttacttggcaccacaaaacacaaaactaagataaggagaggttgctacagtagtaaacaacttccaagacacaaatataaaataaagtactgtagcaaaataacacatgggttatctcccaagaagttctttctttatagccattaagatgggctcagcagttttaatgatgcactcataagaaatagtagttgaagcgaaagagagcatccagaggcaaattcaaaacacatttaagtctaacatgcttcctatgcataggaatcttgtaaataaacaagttcatgaaaagcaaagtaacaagcataggaagataaaacaagtgtagcttcaaaaatttcagcacatagagaggtattttagtaacatgaaaatttctacaaccatattttcctctctcataataactttcaaaagagcaacatgagcaaactcaacaatataactatcacataaagcattcttatcatgagtctcatgcataaaattattactctccacataagcataatcaattttattagttgcagtgggagcaaattcaacaaagtagctatcattattattctcatcaagtgttggaggcatagtataatcacaacaaaatttactctccatagtaggtggaaccaaaagaccaatatcattataatcatcataaataggaggcaaagtatcatcaaagtaaattttctcctcaatgcttgggggactaaaaagatcatgctcatcaaaaccagcttccccaagcttagaattttccatatcattagcaacaatggtgttcaaagtgttcatattaatatgttccatgggttttttaattttcggatcaaaccatccatgtcttaaatcaggaaatagagtaaaaagctcattgttgtccattatgccttactagtgtaaacaagaaacaaaaagttgcaattgcaggatctaaaggaaatagctttgagtacttacggcgccgggaaatagcttagtagccgagatccggagtgtgagtaccttttacctttcctccccggcaacggcgccagaaaattagcttgatgtctacgttccccctcctttcctgtagacagtgttgggcctccaagagcagaggtttgtagaacagcagcaagttttcccttaagtggatcacccaaggtttatcgaactcggggaggaagaggtcaaagatatccctctcatgcaaccactgcaaccacaaagcaagaagtctcttgtgtccccaacacaccaaataggtgcactagttcggcgaagagatagtgaaatacaggtggtatgaatatatatgagcaagagtaacggtgcaaaaatagcttgtcgggcgtgtagttgatggtggtagtattgcaagagTAGTAACACGAAAgttgaaacaaagaaacaagcagtagtaacgcagcagtatttaggaacaaggcctagggattagactttcactagtggacactctcaacattgatcacataacagaatagataaatgcatactctacacttttgttggatgatgaacgcattgtgtaggattacacgaaccctcaatgccggagttaacaagctccacaatttgttcatatttaagtaaccttgtagtgtaagatagatcaaaagactaaaccaagtactaacatagcatgcacactgtcaccttcatgcatatgtaggaggcatagatcacatcaatattatcatagcaatagttaacttcgcaatctacaagagatcatgatcatagcataaaccaagtactaacacggtgcacacactgtcacctttacacacgtgcaggaggaatagaactactttaataacattgctagagtagcacatagatgaatagtgatacaaaactcatatgaatctcaatcatgtaaagcagctcatgagattattgtattgaggtacatgggagagagatgaaccacatagctaccggtacaaccccgagtctcgatggagaactactccctcctcatgggagcagcagcggtgatgaagatggcggtggagatggcagcggtgtcgatggagaagccttccgggggcacttccccgttccggcagcgtgccggaacagagactcctgtcccctgcatcttggcttcgcgatggcggcggctctggaaggtttctgtgggtttcgtcgaacgcatcagggttttcgcgacggaggctttaaataggcgaagaggcggcgcaggagggtcgaaggggctacgacaccatagggcggcgcggccagggcctgggccgcgccggcctatggtctgggggcccagtgccccccctctggtccttcccgggtgttctggatgcttccggtgaaaataggaacttgggcgttgatttcgtccgattccgagaatatttcgttactaggatttctgaaaccaaaaacagcagataacaggaactggcacttcggcatcttgttaataggttagttccagaaaatgcacgaatatgacataaagtgtgcatataacatgtagaaatcatcaataatgtggcatggaacataagaaattatcgatacgtcggagacgtatcaacaggcccaaaccaaactgactcaaatcaataaaaaccctaattggcctacatatgaccattacataaaataagataactagGCTGGTGGAGTTCTGaaattgggctccacataggccttcaTGCCCGTATCATCCTCCCCCCTTCAAGAAGAGTTTTCCCCAGCGCGTGAGGGTCTTCtagaaaaggtgacgtgatatgaacatcacACGTATGCaccgtcctcaagtcttgcttgccttccacaccacatcctccctcgcggcttgcttgacttgatacatcacttggcgcctcctttcttctccacatgagcttggactttggcaccaataccttcttcttgcgaggttttgatggacccctgtgccgctgcacatgaccctgcacaagatgtgtatgCTTGGACCACATaaatgtctcacacgtccatccttgcctcgatgcatccgcggtgtcgcggaaaactggactgcagtactcctagcacggtagtgtcgctgcccactgtctccactgacgcactcgtctcccactcctcccacgcgcaacTACACCATATGTACTGAAacaccatcagcacaaacatcaccagtctgtatactggcatcaatacaaactggaactgtagcacatgctgcaacatccacatcaacaacaagtgtagcttcatccggcttgtcaccaacatcAATAAAGGCGTGATAGTTCTTGAGTCTGTCAAGGGTGATCGTGCGTGCGAGAAGGTCCTCGAACTGTCGAGGGTTATCGAGCTTGGCGTGTCTATACAGCCTGCTGTTCTACCGGGCTCCCTCTGACCGCGGAGAAGCTCCGCTTGGCTGCCTTCAATCCACTCATCGCCAAGGTTGACAAGTACCTATCGGGCTGGCGCACTCTCCTCCTCTCCGCCAGAGGGCACCCGGTCCTTCTCAATGTTATGCTTGATGCACTGCCCACCTCCGCCATGGGTGCCCTTGAGCTCCCTCCAGGTGTGATTCTGCCCTTGATAGACTCCGCCGCACTTTCCTCTAGGACACCATTGACAAGGTTAGCGGTGCAAGGTGCCTTGTTGCTTGGGATCACATCTGCCAGCCCAAAAGCGAGGGCGGTCTGGGCGTGCGCTCCATCACCGACCAAAACTCCTGTCTCATGCTCAAGCTCCTCCACATGCTTCATTGTGCCCCGGCGAATCCTGGCTGCGTTGGGTCTGGGAATCCCAGGCTGGGATGCCGCTTGATCACGACGGCTTGCCTACAGAGCTCTGTGGCGCCCATTGGTCTTCACTGCGGCGCCTCCTCCCTCTCTACCAGTACATCTCCCACATCAAGCTGGGTGATGGGCGCGCACCGCGTTCTGGCTCGACTAGTGGTTGCCCTCTAGGCCCATCTCCACCAGCATGCCGTAGCTCTTCTCCCACTGCTCGCTGCAGTGTGCCTCCGTGCGACAGGTGGTGACCCACGGGCTCGACACCATCCTTTCCCCGCGCCTGTCTGCCGTGGGTGCTAGGTAGCACGACGAGCTCCTGCAGATTCTGTCTCCGATACACCTCGACAGCGCCATCGACATGCGCTCCCTCCTGCTCTGCGGAAAGGCGGGCGGCAAGCTCAGCACCTCCACCCTATACAAACTCTGCACCTATGGAGGCGTCCTGGACGTGCACCATGAGTTCGTTTGGACCAGCTACGCCCCGTCAAAAGTCAAAATTTTCGGTTGGCTCTCTGTCAGGTGCCGCATCTAGTGCCGGAGCAATCTACTCCGCAAGGGAATCCTCGTCGAGGCCGACAACGGGTGCCTCATCTGTTCGGCGTCCCTTGAGACAATGAGCCACGTCCAGTTCTGCTTCTCATCCGCTCAACGTTTCTGGGCCTCTCTCGGGGTGGCAAATGATGGGGACCTCCCTACGTCTGCAGCGtcggtgacatgggcatacccttcgggtacccattattagtatacctggctcggcccaatatggagaagacccaatatggagagaaggcccaacaaggcaacccgaagaagtagtcgactaggactcttgtaaaaccctaggctggttgcatatataaagctagccagggcacccgaaatagaggGAGGAAAGATAGACAgaaagatagacaacatagctccgctacggcgacaccatgtaaacatattgtgatcatatagtggattgctagcagcacgtagggatcctccaccgaggggacccgaagctgggtacgtcgtgtgcctaatctcgttcccggaatctccatcgtcgctctctcccgaaaccctagtctacaatacgtaggcattgccgaggtgatccctcatcaattggcgccgaccgtggggattgcggcgactggattttgtcatccgggcgggatccgtcGAGTTCATCGTCAACATCATGAACAAGAATCGAAGATCGGAAAAACCAAGGTTCAATCTTGCGAGTCGGATCGCATATACGGACGCAGCGGCGCAGCAATCGAGCGGATGAACCTCGAGCCAGGATCGCGTACAGTTGTATTCGCGGGTATGCCAGTCGCCCGGTGGGTGGCATCGTATGTGAGATCTGCGGAGTCGTCGTTGAAAGATCGGCCTTTCATGGTGGACCTGCACGGCGGATTTTACTCAGCCGATGAAAGGCGCACGGAAAGAGTCATGTATGGCAGCTCATCTCACAGATCAATTACAGGGTGGCTTCAAGTTCAAGAAAAAAATCTGTCCGGCCAGAACAGCAAACTACATCGACCAACCCCACGTGATCCGGCCCTGATTGGGATTTCTTCCTATTTTAATTTCTCTTTGATTATTTTACTAATTGATTTGATTGGTTCTAATTCCTATGTATAAATGCACTTATTTTGTACGCATGTTCAACTAACAATCATGAAATCACGAGTCAAGAACAAGAATAGAAGTTCGCGGACGAAAAAAGTTCTGAAGAAAAAATACCAGATTCACCGGCCGTGCATCCGTTACATTGGAGGACCTGCGTATTTTTTCGATATAAGGACCAGGTGCTATATTTCTAATTATGCAAAATTTATTTCGCCAAATATTTTTTTTCGGCTCGTGCTATTTGCGTGCAGTTTCTTGCCCCGCCATATTACTGCAGATCGGGAATAAGCTTCGATTACTTTACTTTGTCAACCCCGTTTGCCATCACGCGCCCACCGTTGCGCACTCGACATCATGCACCTGCCATGCTCGGGGGCTTGCTTGTCGCGGACTTGACATCGTGGACTCAACACACTCGGGTGATAACCCGCCGCGGATCCACTACATCAATTACGCCCTCTTCATTGACTGCGCCTGCCACATCAACTACTTCTGGCTGGACGTCGCGCGACTACATCGCGATCAGGCACCACGCGACTTCATCTACTACGTCCGTCGCACGACCTGCTTCAGCGATGACCCTGTCGCATCCGATAAAAAAACTAAGTGTTCTTCTTCCGAGATTCAATTTTATTTACTTTCACCATACTCAATACTCGGGAGCTGCGCTCTTGCATCATTATAAAATACACCCGATTACTCGAGGACTGCAAAGTAAATTATCAAGGTGACGGAGTTTACGCCTCCATATATATTTTCGACTTTGATCATCTGATACCTCACGTGATATACTTTTGGTGGATTTTATCTTCTATGGTTATATAATACTGACCCGATGCACTTCCGGGTCGGTGGTTTCATTTTCTATGGTTAGTGCTGGAGTTATATTCTGCGGGTCAGTGAATTTaatttcttcgggtcagtggatCTATCTTCTTCGGTTTCGtgtatttatcatctatggtatATAATACTACCTGGTGCACTTccggaactattttcttcgggtcaatggattcatcttctataatatcaacggattcatcttctatggttattcctggaactattttcttcgggtcaatggattcatcctctatgatatcagcggattcatcttttatggttattactggattcttcgggtcaatggattcatcctctatgatatcagcggattcatcttttatggttattactggattcttcgggacaatggattcatcctctatgatatcggcggattcatcttcaatatatgatgttgtaatctttaatatggattcatctcaaatacttcatctcgGACTTCATCTTCAGTATTTCATCCTTAATGGACTTCTTTCGGCGACACGGATAATACTCGGGGACTCGACAACAACTTCGTCCCGAGTAAAAACTGTTACACGacgtctaagcaacaatcatgacatcaccccagcagtgctcgggggctcggcttctcttcatcaacaatttggtgGTATCCACTTTCGTTAATtcggtggtttctacttcggctcaTCTTTTTCTttgcactcgaagacttcatcgcgcATCGACTTTGTCGTATCTAATAAGCTAAGTGTTTCCTTTTAGTTtacataaagttgattatcatttactttcgccacacccgaCGCTCGGGGGCTGTGCGGCATAAATTTACTTTACATATCATCAAatccgagcatctgacaccgcatgcaaaaaagagagtcaaggaaaagatagaaaaagtttgcttatttgtgcaggagaaagcaaaattcaaagtatataaaagagaacccgactaaatcttcttcagggaggaacccgacgaaatcaaaagagaACCCAACGAAATctgtttcagggaggaacccgacgaaatctcgagagaactcgacgaaattgtcttcaaaagagaacccgaagaattatcttcaaggaggacccgaaaaattatcttccaaAAGTtcacgaagaattatcttcaacaaggtcccgaaaaattatcttcaaggaggtcccgaagaattatcttccaaAAGTtcacgaagaattatcttcaaaaaggtcccgaagaattatcctcagggaggacccgaagaattgtccttagggaggacccgaagaattgtcctcaaggaggacccgaagaaattttcctgaaggaggaactcgatgaaattttcatcaaggaggaaccaaaaaaaaaaggtggacaaatcttcgggtccattgactcgtcatattgttccgagcaagagcatcggtgatgtacccgacaatatagaataaccaatatattcggctgtcttatCAAGtccgagagaaaaatagaagaacccgcaaaatgggtcattgcatcagccgaacaaggcacttgacaaaatattctcagagcgccaaagtcgcgaacaatctctgaatgccgcaaaactctgcgaaggtaagaccccagatccgttctgtgtggcgtgacatcgccaaagactgcgctctgctacttttatccgtatcaacagatacgaagaaaaatcctaacggacgcgttaggtacccgataaaatatgactgggactcgacagaatggtaagaccttaagcggcacctgtcgagttaacaccagtatcccgagatcatgtccagggacgtgatcttgaagtaggtttttgcggattgccactagagcagttaactagtacctgatccgtcagatgaactagccccaattaccattatccctgtacaatatagatatggatgtcaaataaaaatagcaacggcctggagtcgataaaaagaggggctgcgccaagttgtttatcgagtagtacaacttgagcctatgcctaggtgcaagcacctgctcataggctcgggggctactcttatcgaagagtattgttcacccttccgataagaaagaggaaaaattgtggagtcgattagaagcaagttgagcctacacccaagtgcaaacacttggttgtagcctcgggggctactcccatcgggagcgctggtcgcgcgcccgatagaaaaataacttcgacaacatctacgacaatcaaggtttgtagactcaactcgattctacgactcgagtggagcctactcccatcgggagcacatggatttcatcaagttctccggaaatatagttaagttcttcatcgagtagtacaacttgagtctatgcctaagtgcaagcactttcccatagactcgggggctactcccatcgggagcgctgccgcgcacccgataatttcaagaatcgtcagCATCATCtatgctacacatgatctacgacatggacctcgccttgtattttcttcgacttcggagatggttatgcttggagtttctacgcaagtcttcgacttccctataaactcgggggctactgacatgggcatacccttcgggtacccattattagtatacctggctcggcccaatatggagaagacccaatatggagagaaggcccaacaaggcaacccgaagaagtagtcgactaggactcttgtaaaaccctaggctggttgcatatataaagctagccagggcacccgaaatagaggGAGGAAAGATAGACAgaaagatagacaacatagctccgctacggcgacaccatgtaaacatattgtgatcatatagtggattgctagcagcacgtagggatcctccaccgaggggacccgaagctgggtacgtcgtgtgcctaatctcgctcccggaatctccatcgtcgctctctcccgaaaccctagtctacaatacgtaggcattgccgaggtgatccctcatCAGTCGGAGTGCGCTCTCCCCTCATCTGCACCTCCGGGCTCAGCTTCTACCCTTCGTCTTCTCTGCGTCTGGCAGCTCTAGAAACACCAGAACGACGTGGTGTTCAATGGTCTCGCCCCCTCGCTCGAGCTGATTTGCAAGTGGTGCCGCGATGATGCTGTGCTCTGGCGCGCTCGCCTGCTGATGGAGCGTCGCTGCGATGTCGATCATTGGCTTACTTACTTCCTCCCTAGGCGCCTCTGACCCCTCTAGTCTGCTCCTGAGCTCACCTCCGTCGCGTTGGGTGTTGTCTCCCTCTTTCCCATGTACCTGCTGCTGTACAAACACACAAACTCGGGGAATTCACCCGATCCTCGGATGAAATGAATACAAAGCCATTcaggtgagagccttcgtgctcgcccacggtgaaaacaaaaaaaaacctctttaatttttgttttgttttgcaaaACACACTACAAACGCAAACACACATAAATAGGTACATATACTCTCCTCTATAAACACATGCACATGCACTACccatatgagcacctccgagagatTGAGTTCCGGCGGGTCTTGAGATTAACGAAGTCACAACATATGCCTCGCTATCGACGGAAATGTCGTCTCACACTGAAAAATATTCTGCATTTTTATGAGACATCAAATCAGGTATTGTACAAAGTTTCATTTACCTCTAAATCTATTATGATATTATCATCCCATATGAGTTTTTATCCTAGAAGACACAAGTTGGTGTACAAATATCCTACATGAATGTCCTTGTCCATGTAAGACATGATTGGTGAAATTTTCTGTCAAAAAGGAGTGTGCTATGTGCACGACATTATCCTATATATGTGAAAAGCACAAAATGGTCAATCTTGCAATATTGTTGCAAGGATCATGTAAATAAACCATAttttctctcttctctctccctccctctctctttctctctctctctttctatcTCGCCTTTGAAgtgcttttttcttttcttttccaagCTAGTGTCAATCTgatactttttatttttcttttgtaaGCCTCCCTTGATTGTCAACTCCACATCATCAACCAATTATAAGATTTAAGAAATCACAGCCAATACAACATATATAATTTACGTGCAAAAAGGCTTCCTGTCTCTTACAATTGTTAAGAGAATGACCTCTGCAACCTTACAAAAATGTAACAGCTCTTGTCTACTTTTCCGATTCgtagagcaaaggtctcctccTTCTGTCGGCTAGCTGGATATAGTCATTTGCCCCCTTTCCACCATGTATAGTATCTAGAAGTCATAGCCTAGCCTATATGGAAAAAAAAATTATATCAAAAAAGCTCTTTGTCCCGACATTTGTAAGAAAATAAAATCTACAATCATACAACTCACGTCCAGTTTTCCTACTCTTTAGACAACTTTATTTTGTTCACTTCCTATCAGATTTTTTCAACAGTTTTAAGAAATTAAACATTCGTTGACTTGGTACAAGTCCTTTTCATATGTGAAAGGCTTTATACCCTTTGCTATTGTTAAGGGAAGGGCAATCATACTAGATCTCACGGAAAAACATCCTATAGCCCTAGTTTGCAGGGTCCTTTGGCAACACGACTTTGAAGGCATAGCTACCGCTACCCTGAAGGTCTCTCCACCACTCTACATATCCCCTCGCCGCCACCGAAGGAGGCTGACTGACATCGTACAACGATAACGGGTATCCCTGTATTCCGGTCTCCTATCTCGTTCTGCTTCTTCCCCCATCCGTTTCTAAATCACACCGGTGCCACCCATCTTCTCCAGTGTCACACCGCTTGGCTCCATCGAAGGATACCTAGCTTTGATCCCAATCCTTGTTATGAACCTTGGCAACATTAGCCCATCCGTGTACACATGGCATGAAAGCACCGACTCCAATGGCTAACGTGGCAACTGCTCTAGGATAGCTATGTAGCTCCAGGGGAAATTTGTTTCGACACTCGAGCACACATGCTCTCGATGCTTTGCTCCCAGTATAATATTATAAGCAAAATGTTGATGTGTCAGTTTAGTTAATAAAAAAACAGAATAAGATATATTTGCACCCTTTGTCGATGTGAATGACATCAAGCTGCCACATGTGTAGGTCAGCGTTGTGTTGGGCTCGCTTGCTTCCTTTATAGGACTATAAAATGTGAAAAGTGGAACAATAATGACTAAGTAAACTAACCCAATCTCCATATTTTTAGGATTGCGGTGCGGGTGCATttgtactactccctccgtcctatgaACGTTGTCttagatttattaaaatttggatgtatctagacactacgtAGTAtatagatatatccaaatttagTCAAATCTTAGACAAGTTTCatgagatggagggagtactatCAACCATTACCCACTTGTTTAGCTGCTGATTCAACGTCTACATCTTAATTAACTCTTTCCATTAGCTTGTAAAAAAAAAATCTTTCCATTAGTTTAGCACCCATCGCGGGCTTTATGTCTAGCCCAGTTTTTGGTCCTTCACGTTTTGTCATTTCAGGCCATGCAGACCACTTCAGAACGCAATGCGCGTTGCATTGGATCGAGCCCATCACATCCCGCGTCGCGTTCCCCTCCcgaaaaaaaaaaagatgagcaacctccgccgccgcccctgtTCGCCGTCGGCGTCGTTGCCGCTGGACGACGACGACCTGCTCTCCgagatcctcctccgcctcccaCCGCATCCGTCCTCCCTCCCGCGCGCGTCTCTCGTCTCCAAGCGCTGGCGCCTCCTCATCTCAGACCCTCGCTTCGTCCGCCGGTTCCGCATCCACCATCGCCGCCACCCTCCTCTCCTCGGTTGCTTCGTCAGAACGGCCAGCGGCCTATCCTTCGAGCCTACCATGTCGGCCCCCAACCGTGTCCCGTCCGGGCTGCTGCGCTTCGACAGCGGCGACTTCTCCCGGCCCCTCGGATGCCGCCACGGCCTCGCGCTCTTCTCCGGCCATCCGCCGCAGCGGTTCCTCGTGTGGGACCCCGTCACGGGCGACCAGCACCGGCTACCCGTTCCTCCGGGGTTCCATCCGGGAACGGACCTTGAGGTCAACGGGGCGGTGATtcgcgccgccggagaaggagacgccCACTTCCGGGTGGCGTTTGTGGCAGCAGGCAAGGCACTAGCCCTCGCGTGTGTTTACTCGTCGGAGACCGGCTTATGGGGCGACATCATCTCGACGCCGGTTGCAGTGAAGACCAACCCCCTGGCTAGGCGTTTCCCGGCTCTTGGTCGCCACATCGTTTCTCCAGAGCACGCTGTGCTGGTTGGGGATTCCCTTTACTGGCAGCTTACTGGTTGGGAATCAAGAATACTTGAATTCGATCTCGAGAACCAGAGCCTAGCTGTGATACGGGTGCCTCTCGATGTGTGGTATGATGGTGGAACCTTCACGATTACAAGGGCAGCTGGTGGTGGACTGG
It includes:
- the LOC127317290 gene encoding F-box protein At5g03970-like — encoded protein: MSNLRRRPCSPSASLPLDDDDLLSEILLRLPPHPSSLPRASLVSKRWRLLISDPRFVRRFRIHHRRHPPLLGCFVRTASGLSFEPTMSAPNRVPSGLLRFDSGDFSRPLGCRHGLALFSGHPPQRFLVWDPVTGDQHRLPVPPGFHPGTDLEVNGAVIRAAGEGDAHFRVAFVAAGKALALACVYSSETGLWGDIISTPVAVKTNPLARRFPALGRHIVSPEHAVLVGDSLYWQLTGWESRILEFDLENQSLAVIRVPLDVWYDGGTFTITRAAGGGLGFLFLSEFTAQVWERNIGCDGVASWALVTTTDLDKLLSLVPKLHYNIEILGFAEENNVVFLMTARSVFSVQLHSLQFKRLSEFNVTAEYYPFESVYTAGI